The following proteins are encoded in a genomic region of Coffea eugenioides isolate CCC68of chromosome 6, Ceug_1.0, whole genome shotgun sequence:
- the LOC113774433 gene encoding dirigent protein 2-like, whose translation MAKGSALASIQITLVLLLAIFVCLEADLLGPYGCCRGKETNITVYLQVFTGGPNTTSVAVAGAPASLSTYKMAKGSALASIQISLVLLLAIFVCSEADLLGPYGCCRGKETNTTVYLQVFTGGPKTTSVAVAGAPGMPRTPTNFGTIIVNDANMTQGISNNSPTIGRAQGIYIASSRDGSSSLGIFSLIFSNPQYNGSTLEFDGPGYNLQVGGTAREVPIVGGTKTFRLARGYGYFQTVLQNPAQNKTVIRGDITVIQCPGGGKV comes from the exons ATGGCAAAAGGTTCAGCTTTAGCATCCATCCAAATTACCCTTGTGCTATTACTAGCAATCTTTGTTTGTTTAGAAGCTGATCTTCTTGGACCTTACGGTTGCTGCCGTGGAAAGGAAACAAATATTACTGTGTACCTTCAAGTGTTTACGGGCGGACCAAATACCACCAGTGTTGCAGTTGCCGGCGCCCCTG CTAGCCTTTCAACATACAAAATGGCAAAAGGTTCAGCTTTAGCATCCATCCAAATTTCCCTTGTGCTATTACTAGCAATCTTTGTTTGTTCAGAAGCTGATCTTCTTGGACCTTACGGTTGCTGCCGTGGAAAGGAAACAAATACTACTGTGTACCTTCAAGTGTTTACGGGCGGACCAAAAACCACCAGTGTTGCAGTTGCCGGCGCCCCTGGTATGCCGAGAACTCCCACCAATTTTGGAACCATTATTGTTAATGATGCTAACATGACACAAGGCATCAGCAACAATTCTCCAACTATTGGTCGGGCCCAAGGCATTTATATAGCTTCATCCCGTGATGGATCAAGCTCACTGGGcatattttctctcattttctccAACCCCCAATACAACGGGAGCACATTGGAATTCGACGGACCAGGATATAACTTACAAGTAGGTGGTACGGCGAGAGAAGTTCCAATAGTTGGTGGCACCAAAACGTTTAGGCTTGCTCGGGGATATGGATATTTTCAGACAGTTCTGCAAAATCCGGCACAGAATAAAACGGTTATAAGGGGCGATATTACCGTAATCCAATGCCCAGGAGGAGGGAAAGTTTGA
- the LOC113774434 gene encoding dirigent protein 2-like, protein MAKGSALASIQISLVLLLAIFVCSEADLLGPYGCCRGKETNTTVYLQVFTGGPKTTSVAVAGAPGMPRTPTNFGTIIVNDANMTQGISNNSPTIGRAQGIYIASSRDGSSSLGIFSLIFSNPQYNGSTLEFDGPGYNLQVGGTAREVPIVGGTKTFRLARGYGYFQTVLQNPAQNKTVIRGDITVIQCPGGGKV, encoded by the coding sequence ATGGCAAAAGGTTCAGCTTTAGCATCCATCCAAATTTCCCTTGTGCTATTACTAGCAATCTTTGTTTGTTCAGAAGCTGATCTTCTTGGACCTTACGGTTGCTGCCGTGGAAAGGAAACAAATACTACTGTGTACCTTCAAGTGTTTACGGGCGGACCAAAAACCACCAGTGTTGCAGTTGCCGGCGCCCCTGGTATGCCGAGAACTCCCACCAATTTTGGAACCATTATTGTTAATGATGCTAACATGACACAAGGCATCAGCAACAATTCTCCAACTATTGGTCGGGCCCAAGGCATTTATATAGCTTCATCCCGTGATGGATCAAGCTCACTGGGCAtattttccctcattttctccAACCCCCAATACAACGGGAGCACATTGGAATTCGACGGACCAGGATATAACTTACAAGTAGGTGGTACGGCGAGAGAAGTTCCAATAGTTGGTGGCACCAAAACGTTTAGGCTTGCTCGGGGATATGGATATTTTCAGACAGTTCTGCAAAATCCGGCACAGAATAAAACGGTTATAAGGGGCGATATTACCGTAATCCAATGCCCAGGAGGAGGGAAAGTTTGA